The following proteins come from a genomic window of Candidatus Bathyarchaeia archaeon:
- a CDS encoding RNA polymerase Rpb4 family protein: MPRKILSVKEITIPEARELLERSREGLGEFQRRVLDYLVKFSKLDPKTAAKLTEELISKFDLSRRDAVQLVNCMPSTIEEARAILSAKGRVILTSTLEGIIRTLQGVKGKD; the protein is encoded by the coding sequence ATGCCTAGGAAGATATTATCTGTGAAGGAGATAACAATCCCCGAGGCGAGGGAGCTCTTGGAGAGGTCTCGGGAGGGGCTGGGGGAGTTCCAGCGCAGGGTTTTGGATTACTTGGTGAAATTCTCAAAGCTCGATCCGAAAACGGCGGCCAAGCTCACGGAGGAGCTCATCTCGAAATTCGATTTGAGCAGGAGGGATGCCGTTCAGCTCGTCAATTGCATGCCCTCCACCATAGAGGAGGCCAGGGCCATATTATCGGCGAAGGGGAGGGTCATCCTGACCTCCACGCTCGAGGGCATAATAAGGACCTTGCAGGGGGTCAAGGGGAAGGATTAG
- a CDS encoding proteasome assembly chaperone family protein: protein MSEEEMIFIEKGEIPKGSTLMVGLPDVGLVGVIALSHIVSSLKMEEVGSIESKMFPPIVVLHGGVPKPSIRIFAKGSLVAILSEMAIPAGLVVPLAEGIVDWASRKRVKMILSMGGMAVQNRQDLDKPKVFSAISEKGLEKYLNGITESLEEGYMVGAYAVILKRCSEVGLPGITLLAQTFFNYPDPEAAAATIEVVNKLLNLNIDYSDLLRKGEEIRLRARDVMRRTQEEMIRMNKAQEYDIPAIYG, encoded by the coding sequence TTGAGCGAGGAGGAGATGATATTCATTGAGAAGGGCGAGATACCGAAGGGCTCAACGCTCATGGTGGGCCTGCCGGACGTGGGCTTGGTCGGCGTGATAGCGCTATCCCATATAGTCTCATCCCTCAAGATGGAGGAGGTCGGATCCATAGAATCGAAGATGTTCCCGCCAATAGTGGTATTGCATGGGGGCGTCCCGAAGCCCTCCATAAGGATCTTCGCAAAGGGCTCCCTCGTGGCGATCCTCTCCGAGATGGCGATCCCGGCCGGCTTGGTGGTCCCATTGGCTGAGGGGATAGTGGATTGGGCTTCGAGGAAGAGGGTCAAGATGATCTTATCCATGGGCGGGATGGCCGTTCAGAATAGGCAGGATCTGGATAAGCCCAAGGTATTCTCCGCGATCTCCGAGAAGGGCTTGGAGAAGTATCTGAATGGTATAACGGAGAGCTTGGAGGAGGGGTACATGGTGGGGGCCTATGCCGTGATATTGAAGAGGTGCTCCGAGGTCGGACTCCCCGGGATAACCCTTTTGGCGCAAACCTTCTTCAATTACCCGGATCCCGAGGCCGCGGCCGCCACCATAGAGGTCGTAAACAAATTGTTGAATTTGAACATAGATTATTCGGATCTGCTCAGGAAGGGGGAGGAGATAAGGCTGAGGGCTAGGGACGTCATGAGGAGGACGCAAGAGGAGATGATCCGGATGAATAAGGCTCAGGAATACGATATACCGGCGATTTATGGGTGA
- a CDS encoding Hsp20/alpha crystallin family protein, with amino-acid sequence MYRRRRSLFEILDEYFSRAEMLFERAFESGWDEFSSCIEPLSNVFVGTSDVIITIDMPYVDRDSVRIEIRDDVVEVLAKTEKPICLDEMGLRHRMGRFNSYHAVLRIPVPVDKDRMEMRLKRGILEIRLPRLA; translated from the coding sequence ATGTATAGGAGAAGGAGGAGCCTTTTCGAAATATTGGACGAGTACTTCAGCAGGGCCGAGATGCTCTTCGAAAGGGCCTTCGAGAGCGGGTGGGATGAGTTCTCCTCATGCATCGAACCGCTCTCCAACGTATTCGTCGGGACCTCCGACGTGATAATAACGATCGACATGCCGTATGTGGATCGTGATAGCGTGAGGATCGAAATTCGAGATGATGTGGTGGAGGTCTTGGCGAAGACCGAGAAGCCCATATGCTTGGACGAGATGGGCCTCAGGCATAGGATGGGCCGCTTCAATTCGTATCACGCAGTATTGAGGATACCCGTCCCGGTGGATAAAGATAGGATGGAGATGAGGCTCAAGAGGGGGATCTTGGAGATAAGGCTGCCGAGGCTGGCCTAA
- a CDS encoding signal recognition particle protein Srp54, translated as MLERLGRLLSESVRRILRLPIVDEGAVKELVRDLQRALLQSDVNVELVLRVSKAVEERALREKLPLGISRREHVIKVLYEELTKMVGEEPAKPSLVKGRTNVLMLVGIQGSGKTTASAKLAKFYKSRGMRVALVCADTYRPGAFEQLRQLAERVGVPILGEGRDPKEIVRAAIEKAKADRFDLVIIDTAGRHKNEAGLMVEMAELAEIAKPDEIVLVIDGTIGQQAAPQAEAFRRATAIGSILVTKLDGSAKGGGALSAVAATGAKIKFISSGEGLDDIEPFVPSDYIGRLLGMGDLKGLLERVRRAEAEVPRDRARAILEGKFTLRDLYEQMESLRKMGPLRGIWKMLPGGYELPEEGLEAAERKLSVWKAIIQSMTKEEVEDPKIINSSRIRRIARGSGTSEKDVKELLSQYFAMRKMMKSLRKRRGLPRGLLRLP; from the coding sequence ATCTTGGAAAGGCTGGGGAGGCTTCTCAGCGAGAGCGTTAGGAGGATCCTGAGGCTCCCCATCGTGGATGAGGGGGCCGTGAAGGAGTTGGTCAGGGATCTCCAAAGGGCCCTGCTCCAATCCGATGTGAACGTCGAATTGGTCCTCAGGGTTTCCAAGGCCGTTGAGGAGAGGGCCCTTCGGGAGAAGCTGCCATTGGGAATTTCTAGGAGGGAGCACGTGATCAAGGTCCTCTATGAGGAGCTCACCAAGATGGTCGGGGAGGAGCCCGCGAAGCCCTCCTTGGTCAAGGGAAGAACGAACGTCCTGATGCTCGTTGGAATACAAGGCAGCGGGAAGACGACCGCCTCGGCGAAGCTCGCCAAATTCTACAAGAGCAGGGGCATGAGGGTGGCCTTGGTCTGCGCCGATACCTATAGGCCCGGCGCCTTTGAGCAGTTGAGGCAACTGGCCGAGAGGGTGGGCGTCCCGATCCTCGGCGAGGGGCGCGATCCAAAGGAGATAGTTCGGGCGGCCATAGAGAAGGCGAAGGCCGATCGCTTCGATCTGGTCATAATTGATACGGCCGGTAGGCATAAGAACGAGGCGGGCCTGATGGTCGAGATGGCGGAGCTGGCGGAGATCGCCAAGCCTGATGAGATAGTGCTCGTTATAGATGGTACGATCGGGCAACAGGCCGCCCCCCAAGCCGAGGCCTTTCGAAGGGCCACGGCCATAGGATCGATATTGGTGACGAAGCTCGATGGCTCGGCCAAGGGAGGGGGAGCCCTATCTGCCGTGGCCGCAACCGGTGCGAAGATCAAATTCATCAGTTCCGGGGAGGGGCTCGATGACATAGAGCCCTTCGTGCCCTCCGATTACATAGGCCGCCTCTTGGGAATGGGCGACCTGAAGGGCCTCTTGGAGAGGGTTAGGCGCGCGGAGGCGGAGGTCCCGAGGGATAGGGCGAGGGCGATCTTGGAGGGGAAGTTCACCCTTAGGGACCTCTACGAGCAGATGGAGTCCTTGAGGAAGATGGGGCCGCTGAGGGGCATTTGGAAGATGTTGCCGGGCGGATACGAGCTGCCGGAGGAGGGCTTGGAGGCCGCCGAGAGGAAGCTATCGGTCTGGAAGGCCATAATTCAATCGATGACCAAGGAGGAGGTGGAGGATCCGAAGATCATAAACTCCTCAAGGATTAGGAGGATAGCCAGGGGCTCCGGGACATCGGAGAAGGACGTCAAGGAACTCCTCAGCCAATACTTCGCCATGAGAAAGATGATGAAATCCCTTCGCAAGAGGAGGGGATTGCCTCGGGGCCTGCTTCGCCTCCCCTGA
- a CDS encoding creatininase family protein — protein MRHNLFECTAPEFKEWVKKTDVVLVPIGAMEQHGPHCPMGCDGIEAWVAATKAAVKADVPHTPLLWVGYSVHHMLNPSITLRAETLSNVLYDIARSLIHHGFNKVIFVNGHTSNLRALDPVLRKIRNDTGALVAVYAVDSASTIPLYRDLIEGPDELPGWHGGEIETSEMLAYNPELVHLERLRREDVPKFPRAPKIFSDKFTKADGRMNIIFEGYDGITMPLRDLEYIEEGFMGNPFRGSKEKGEKIFEIVSSALARFIEEIKKVEVKVTNREFKEAL, from the coding sequence TTGAGGCATAATCTATTTGAGTGCACAGCCCCTGAATTTAAGGAATGGGTTAAGAAGACCGATGTAGTCCTAGTGCCAATAGGGGCCATGGAGCAGCATGGGCCCCATTGCCCGATGGGATGCGATGGCATAGAGGCTTGGGTCGCGGCGACGAAAGCGGCCGTCAAGGCGGATGTGCCGCATACGCCGCTGTTATGGGTTGGCTATTCGGTCCATCATATGCTCAATCCATCCATAACGCTAAGGGCCGAAACGCTAAGCAACGTCCTTTACGATATCGCTAGGAGCCTCATACACCATGGATTCAACAAGGTCATATTCGTGAATGGCCACACCTCGAACTTGAGGGCCCTAGACCCGGTCCTGAGGAAGATCAGGAACGATACCGGCGCCCTCGTGGCCGTTTACGCGGTGGATTCCGCGAGCACGATACCGCTATACAGGGATCTGATCGAGGGGCCGGATGAGCTCCCCGGCTGGCATGGGGGCGAGATAGAAACCTCGGAGATGCTCGCCTACAACCCCGAGCTGGTCCACTTGGAGAGGCTGAGGAGGGAGGATGTCCCAAAGTTCCCGAGGGCGCCGAAGATCTTCAGCGATAAATTCACCAAGGCCGATGGGCGAATGAACATAATATTTGAGGGTTACGATGGGATAACCATGCCCCTGAGGGATTTGGAGTATATCGAGGAGGGCTTTATGGGGAACCCATTCAGGGGGAGTAAAGAGAAGGGCGAGAAGATCTTCGAGATAGTCTCCTCCGCCCTAGCTAGGTTCATCGAGGAGATCAAGAAGGTTGAGGTGAAGGTCACCAATAGGGAGTTCAAGGAGGCCCTATGA
- a CDS encoding DUF169 domain-containing protein, producing MPDVVIMYVDSAQLTILSLAAACKNGKDIVCKLSGHAACVYAIAPVIEEGEPKVVLPCQGDRRRALAQDYEMIFSLPYRNLPDLVEGIEYLAGGEGRAIPFPITLKPEYELREAYKVLGRIVGLNIP from the coding sequence GTGCCGGATGTTGTGATAATGTACGTTGACTCCGCCCAGCTGACCATACTTTCTTTGGCGGCCGCTTGCAAGAATGGAAAGGATATCGTCTGCAAACTCTCCGGCCACGCCGCATGCGTTTATGCGATAGCGCCGGTGATCGAAGAAGGGGAGCCGAAGGTCGTATTGCCTTGCCAAGGCGACAGGAGAAGGGCCTTGGCCCAAGACTACGAGATGATATTTTCGCTCCCATATCGCAACCTTCCGGATCTGGTCGAAGGAATTGAGTACTTGGCCGGCGGGGAGGGGAGGGCCATTCCCTTCCCAATCACCCTAAAGCCCGAGTATGAGCTCAGGGAGGCTTACAAAGTCCTTGGAAGGATCGTTGGGCTCAATATTCCATAG
- a CDS encoding 4-hydroxythreonine-4-phosphate dehydrogenase, translated as MAKFIFMLTRGDVTVPNALEVAKGISSSRVEFVGFKDIGLRQGEYRELLRILRDGGKKVFLEVVSSSKDSALRSAEMAKELGVDYLIGGTYFDETMRAIEGSGIKYFPYVGRVYGHPCLLGGSVEEIVEDAKAKEAGGADGVNLLAYRYEGDPVALMRAVIGAVDIPVLVAGSINSLERVREVAELGAWAFTIGGAIFEGRFSPGGDIRAQIEAVLAALGTMGLQ; from the coding sequence TTGGCTAAGTTCATCTTCATGCTGACGCGGGGGGACGTGACCGTACCGAATGCCTTGGAGGTGGCCAAGGGGATCTCGAGCAGCCGCGTGGAGTTCGTAGGGTTCAAGGACATAGGGTTAAGGCAAGGGGAATATCGGGAACTCCTGCGGATATTGAGGGATGGCGGGAAGAAGGTCTTCCTAGAGGTCGTGAGCAGCTCCAAGGATAGCGCCCTCAGATCCGCCGAGATGGCTAAGGAGCTCGGGGTGGATTATCTCATAGGGGGAACATATTTCGACGAGACGATGAGGGCCATCGAGGGGAGCGGGATAAAGTATTTCCCATACGTGGGTAGGGTCTATGGCCATCCCTGCCTCCTCGGGGGGAGCGTGGAGGAGATAGTTGAGGACGCCAAGGCTAAGGAGGCCGGGGGGGCCGACGGCGTGAACCTGCTGGCCTATAGGTACGAGGGCGATCCAGTGGCCCTCATGAGGGCCGTCATAGGGGCCGTGGATATACCGGTGTTGGTGGCCGGTAGCATAAACAGCTTGGAAAGGGTGAGGGAGGTCGCCGAGCTCGGGGCTTGGGCCTTCACAATAGGGGGGGCCATATTCGAGGGGAGGTTCTCGCCCGGGGGGGATATAAGGGCCCAAATAGAGGCCGTTCTGGCCGCCTTGGGGACCATGGGCCTTCAGTAA
- a CDS encoding DUF655 domain-containing protein yields the protein MMGISSPAKRYEDYALVLDFLPYGRPSAGRGRHASMPIAQLIGETFFTLLEAEVKRGLTLSPHERIYVGRDARDKISRIMGRIDYKELTASAKAELESVVEELVRGQEGRFVEFFNEAQAITPRMHALELLPGIGKKTMWQIINEREKSPFKSFKDIQERAGIPDPARLIAKRIVEELSGESKYRIFVRAD from the coding sequence ATGATGGGAATATCCTCGCCCGCGAAGAGATATGAGGATTACGCGCTGGTATTGGATTTCCTCCCCTATGGGAGGCCCTCGGCCGGGAGGGGCAGGCATGCATCGATGCCCATAGCGCAATTGATAGGGGAGACCTTCTTCACCCTATTGGAGGCGGAGGTGAAGAGGGGATTAACCCTATCCCCGCACGAGAGGATCTATGTGGGGAGGGATGCGAGGGATAAGATAAGCAGGATAATGGGCAGGATAGATTATAAAGAGTTGACGGCCTCCGCCAAGGCCGAGCTCGAGTCCGTGGTCGAGGAATTGGTGAGGGGGCAGGAGGGGAGGTTCGTGGAGTTCTTCAACGAGGCCCAAGCGATCACGCCAAGGATGCATGCCCTAGAACTATTGCCGGGGATAGGCAAGAAGACCATGTGGCAGATAATAAACGAGAGGGAGAAAAGCCCCTTCAAAAGTTTTAAGGATATCCAAGAGAGGGCCGGCATCCCGGATCCCGCGAGGCTGATCGCGAAAAGGATAGTGGAGGAGCTGAGCGGGGAATCGAAGTATAGGATTTTCGTTAGGGCCGACTAG
- a CDS encoding 50S ribosomal protein L21e — protein sequence MVKKSKGYRSRTRRILRKRPRERGKSGLSRILRKYEPGSKVCIKIDPSFHKGMPHRRYHGRIGIVEGMRGRSYIVGVKVGGEERKLIVRPEHLEPWRIDHA from the coding sequence ATGGTCAAGAAATCGAAGGGGTATAGGAGCAGGACCAGGAGGATCCTCAGGAAGAGGCCGAGGGAAAGGGGGAAGAGCGGCCTCAGCAGGATCCTGAGGAAGTACGAGCCCGGGAGCAAGGTCTGCATAAAGATAGATCCAAGCTTCCATAAGGGCATGCCCCATAGGAGGTATCATGGGAGGATAGGGATAGTCGAGGGGATGCGCGGCAGGAGTTATATCGTGGGGGTTAAGGTGGGCGGCGAGGAGAGGAAGCTAATAGTAAGGCCCGAGCATTTGGAGCCTTGGCGGATCGACCATGCCTAG
- a CDS encoding translation initiation factor IF-5A: MSKPEEVGKLKVGQYIVIEDEPCRIIELEKSKPGKHGSAKARIVAIGLFSGQKRSLLSPVDGRVDIPLIEKRSAQVISVGEDSVQLMDMETYQTFEAPLSADDELRPKLASGVEVEYWSALGRNKVMRIKG; this comes from the coding sequence GTGAGCAAACCGGAAGAGGTTGGGAAGCTGAAGGTCGGCCAATACATAGTCATAGAGGATGAGCCCTGCCGGATAATAGAGTTGGAGAAGTCGAAGCCGGGGAAGCATGGATCCGCCAAGGCCAGAATAGTGGCGATCGGCCTTTTCAGCGGGCAGAAGAGGAGTTTGCTGAGCCCCGTCGATGGCAGGGTCGATATCCCGTTGATAGAGAAGAGGTCGGCGCAGGTCATATCCGTCGGGGAGGACTCGGTTCAGCTGATGGACATGGAGACATATCAGACATTCGAGGCCCCGCTCTCGGCGGATGATGAGCTCAGGCCCAAGCTGGCCAGCGGCGTGGAAGTCGAGTATTGGAGCGCCCTAGGAAGGAACAAGGTTATGCGGATCAAGGGCTGA
- a CDS encoding adenylosuccinate synthetase codes for MAATVVVGGFFGDEGKGKIISYLALRDDPAIVARAGVGPNAGHTIQLGDRKFFLRMVPSGFVNQRALLLIGAGVLVNPKVFLKEVDETSTKGRIGLDPQCAIIEDFHIRREEESAHLSQKIGSTRSGVGACAADRALRLAKLARDLPELSSFLMDVSGKIHEALAEGERVLVEGTQGTFLSLYHGTYPYCTAKDVCASALCSDVGIGPKDVGDVIITFKSYVTRVGEGPLEGQLPREEVERRGWLEYGTVTRRERRAAPFNFELAKRAVMLNSATQIALTKLDVVFPEAKGAKDYRDLPAEAKDFISRIESETGIPVTIIGTGPGADEVIDRRVDH; via the coding sequence ATGGCGGCTACGGTGGTGGTCGGGGGCTTCTTCGGGGATGAGGGAAAGGGCAAGATAATCTCGTATTTAGCCCTGAGGGATGATCCAGCGATAGTCGCCAGGGCCGGAGTGGGGCCGAACGCCGGCCACACGATACAGCTTGGAGATAGGAAATTCTTCCTCCGGATGGTCCCCTCGGGCTTCGTCAATCAAAGGGCCCTGTTGCTCATAGGGGCGGGAGTCCTCGTCAACCCAAAGGTCTTCTTGAAGGAGGTTGATGAGACCTCCACTAAGGGCAGGATCGGATTGGATCCCCAATGCGCCATCATTGAGGATTTTCACATAAGAAGGGAGGAGGAGTCCGCGCATTTGAGCCAGAAGATAGGGAGTACGAGGAGCGGCGTCGGCGCATGCGCCGCCGATAGGGCCCTTAGGCTCGCCAAGTTGGCGAGGGATCTCCCGGAGCTATCGAGCTTCCTGATGGATGTAAGCGGCAAGATACACGAGGCGCTGGCGGAGGGGGAGCGGGTGTTGGTGGAGGGAACCCAAGGGACCTTCCTCTCCCTTTATCACGGAACGTATCCCTATTGCACCGCCAAAGATGTATGCGCCTCGGCCCTATGTTCCGATGTCGGCATCGGCCCGAAGGATGTCGGGGACGTCATTATTACCTTCAAATCCTACGTCACCAGGGTCGGCGAGGGCCCATTGGAGGGGCAGCTCCCGAGGGAAGAGGTCGAGAGGCGAGGATGGCTGGAGTATGGAACGGTTACCAGGAGGGAGCGCAGGGCCGCACCCTTCAATTTCGAATTGGCCAAGAGGGCCGTGATGTTGAACAGCGCCACACAAATAGCGCTGACGAAGTTGGACGTCGTCTTCCCGGAGGCGAAGGGAGCCAAGGATTATCGGGATTTGCCGGCCGAGGCGAAGGATTTCATAAGTAGGATAGAGTCAGAGACCGGGATCCCGGTGACTATAATAGGCACGGGGCCCGGTGCCGACGAAGTGATCGATAGGCGAGTTGATCATTAA
- the glmS gene encoding glutamine--fructose-6-phosphate transaminase (isomerizing), whose translation MCGIFGCALLGDNSGEVLYSSLKRLEYRGYDSAGQATIYSGRILVAKDVGRIDEVESSQGLSRMRGRIGIGHTRWATHGAPSRENAHPHLDCSGRIAIVHNGIIENFMELRDLLQRRGHIFKSRTDSEVISHLIEDFMKRGEGFVEAVRLTAESLKGSFASAAICLDEPDKIICIKKESPLIVGIGEVGNFCSSDIPALLPYTNKVVPLEDGDLAIIDAKGVWILDWRTGSMVKREIMEISWSPEVAMKSGFAHFMLKEIYEQPMAIRNVLRGQRIYYELAASMLRRASKVFLVACGTSHHACIFGSYAMANLSGLASYPIIASEFEAQCKNLIDGDTLVLAVSQSGETADTLNAVRAAKARGASVIGITNTMGSSLTRLSDVYIGQNSGPEVGVAATKTFTAQVVVLLKLAMELAKSGSPRNGEIDSLASELATLPSKMEEAIRMSEEKVKGIALKYSTRSSFCFLARGVNVSTALEGRLKLLELSYLPALAYPAGESKHGFIAVVEEGYPVIFLAPRDSTRERIIGNIMEMKARGASIIALIERGDEELKGLADDFIEMPPCANELLYPPIYVVPLQLLAYYTSTLKGYDPDMPRNLAKSVTVV comes from the coding sequence ATGTGCGGGATATTCGGTTGCGCTCTCTTGGGCGATAACTCCGGAGAGGTCCTCTACAGCTCCCTGAAGAGGCTTGAGTATAGGGGATACGATTCGGCCGGACAGGCCACGATATATTCCGGGAGGATCCTCGTGGCCAAGGACGTGGGGCGGATAGACGAAGTCGAATCATCGCAGGGCTTGAGCCGCATGAGGGGGAGGATCGGGATAGGGCACACGAGATGGGCCACTCATGGGGCCCCCTCGAGGGAGAATGCGCACCCCCACCTCGATTGCAGCGGCAGGATCGCGATCGTCCATAACGGAATAATAGAGAATTTCATGGAATTGCGGGACCTACTCCAACGGAGGGGCCATATATTCAAATCTAGGACCGATAGCGAGGTGATATCCCACCTAATAGAGGATTTCATGAAGAGAGGTGAGGGATTCGTAGAGGCGGTGAGGCTCACCGCCGAAAGCCTGAAGGGCTCGTTCGCTTCAGCCGCCATCTGCCTCGATGAGCCGGACAAGATAATATGCATCAAGAAGGAGAGCCCGCTAATAGTTGGCATCGGGGAGGTCGGGAACTTCTGCTCATCCGACATCCCAGCGCTCCTTCCATACACCAACAAGGTAGTGCCCTTGGAGGATGGGGATTTGGCCATAATAGATGCCAAAGGGGTCTGGATATTGGATTGGCGGACCGGATCGATGGTGAAGAGGGAGATCATGGAGATCTCATGGTCCCCGGAAGTTGCGATGAAATCCGGTTTCGCGCACTTCATGCTGAAGGAGATCTATGAGCAACCTATGGCGATCAGGAACGTCCTGAGGGGGCAAAGGATCTATTATGAGCTGGCTGCATCGATGCTCAGGCGCGCATCCAAGGTCTTCCTAGTGGCCTGCGGCACGAGCCATCACGCGTGCATCTTCGGATCCTATGCCATGGCGAACCTCTCCGGCTTGGCATCGTATCCAATCATCGCATCCGAGTTCGAGGCGCAATGCAAAAACCTGATCGATGGGGATACCTTGGTGTTGGCGGTCAGCCAATCCGGGGAAACGGCGGATACTTTGAACGCAGTCAGGGCCGCCAAGGCTAGGGGGGCCTCCGTGATAGGTATCACGAATACCATGGGATCAAGCCTGACAAGGCTATCGGACGTATATATAGGGCAGAACTCCGGGCCCGAGGTTGGCGTCGCAGCCACCAAGACCTTCACGGCACAGGTCGTGGTGTTATTGAAGCTCGCGATGGAGTTGGCGAAATCCGGATCGCCGCGCAATGGGGAGATCGATTCGCTGGCTTCGGAGTTGGCGACCCTTCCATCGAAGATGGAGGAGGCGATAAGGATGTCGGAGGAGAAAGTCAAGGGGATAGCACTTAAGTATTCCACTAGGAGCAGCTTCTGCTTCCTCGCGAGAGGCGTAAACGTATCCACCGCCTTGGAGGGGAGGTTGAAGCTCCTCGAGCTTTCCTATTTGCCGGCCTTAGCATATCCGGCCGGGGAGAGCAAGCATGGGTTCATAGCAGTGGTCGAGGAGGGCTACCCAGTTATATTCTTGGCGCCAAGGGATAGCACGAGGGAGAGAATCATCGGGAATATTATGGAGATGAAGGCTCGAGGGGCCTCGATAATAGCCCTCATAGAGAGGGGCGATGAAGAGCTGAAAGGACTCGCGGACGACTTCATAGAGATGCCCCCCTGCGCCAACGAGTTGCTATATCCGCCCATATATGTCGTACCGTTGCAATTGCTCGCATATTATACATCAACCCTAAAGGGATACGATCCCGATATGCCCCGTAATTTGGCGAAATCGGTAACTGTGGTATGA
- a CDS encoding PIN domain-containing protein → MSFVLDTCALISGLNPLQIEGEVYSVPMVLEELEWEGLAHVRLEAALASGKLILRDPTPGSEGEIMRIARELGEDVALSKADVKVLALALDLRNSGKSPVIISDDYSIQNLARRLGIRCLSLTTFGISYAFDWEFYCPACHRKYAGERETCSVCGTKLKRGVVKKAKVK, encoded by the coding sequence ATGAGCTTCGTGCTGGATACATGCGCGCTCATCTCCGGATTGAATCCGCTCCAAATAGAGGGCGAGGTTTACTCGGTCCCCATGGTTTTGGAGGAGCTGGAATGGGAAGGTCTCGCGCATGTGAGGCTCGAAGCGGCCTTGGCATCGGGGAAGCTCATCCTGAGGGATCCGACGCCCGGATCCGAAGGGGAGATCATGAGGATCGCGCGGGAGCTCGGAGAGGACGTCGCCCTATCGAAAGCTGATGTGAAGGTCTTGGCGCTCGCCTTGGACCTGAGGAACTCGGGGAAGAGCCCTGTGATAATAAGCGATGATTACTCCATACAGAACTTGGCGAGGAGGTTGGGGATCCGATGCCTAAGCCTGACGACGTTCGGCATATCCTATGCATTCGATTGGGAGTTCTATTGTCCGGCCTGCCATCGCAAATATGCGGGGGAGAGGGAAACGTGCAGCGTATGTGGAACGAAGCTGAAGAGGGGGGTCGTGAAGAAGGCCAAAGTCAAATGA
- a CDS encoding NAD(+)/NADH kinase — translation MKGIERVGLVTRVDEEGATELAMRLYDHLIGAGVKAIPESDFARRKALQGGKSLSNMGDVDLVVTIGGDGTVLKTCMLLPNPEIPILAINMGRRGYLTEVDPEDAIPAIDKCLRGECFIERHSKISIFVDGDYIIDALNDALIAPAIPSKMLTFEIYQEYQSIIKTRADALIVATPTGSTAHSLSAGGPIVDTSLNSFLLTFICPLDPIGSIVVSAEKELDIKVPSPAIKTVLIADGRYERNLKPSSKISIKPSPRKAAFVRFQKPFFMKNLPNIISRGKREGI, via the coding sequence TTGAAGGGGATCGAAAGGGTAGGCTTGGTGACTAGGGTGGACGAGGAGGGCGCCACGGAGCTAGCCATGAGGCTTTACGACCACCTCATCGGGGCCGGAGTCAAGGCCATTCCGGAGTCCGATTTCGCCCGCAGGAAGGCCCTCCAAGGCGGCAAGAGCTTATCCAACATGGGAGATGTCGACCTCGTTGTGACGATCGGCGGGGACGGGACGGTCTTGAAGACCTGCATGCTGTTGCCCAATCCCGAAATCCCCATACTCGCGATAAACATGGGTAGGAGGGGATACCTTACTGAGGTCGATCCCGAAGATGCCATCCCGGCCATTGATAAATGCTTGAGGGGCGAATGCTTCATAGAGAGGCATAGCAAGATCTCGATCTTCGTAGACGGTGATTATATAATCGATGCGCTGAACGATGCCCTTATAGCGCCGGCCATACCCTCCAAAATGCTGACGTTCGAGATCTACCAAGAATATCAATCCATAATAAAGACGAGGGCGGATGCCCTGATAGTGGCAACCCCGACCGGCTCAACGGCGCACTCCCTATCTGCGGGTGGGCCGATAGTGGATACTTCGCTCAATTCCTTCCTACTGACCTTCATATGCCCGCTGGATCCCATCGGATCGATAGTGGTTTCAGCGGAGAAGGAGCTGGACATAAAGGTCCCATCGCCGGCGATCAAGACCGTGCTCATAGCCGACGGCCGCTATGAGCGCAATCTGAAGCCTTCCTCGAAGATATCCATAAAACCATCCCCCCGCAAGGCGGCTTTCGTCAGGTTCCAAAAGCCGTTCTTCATGAAGAATTTACCGAACATAATCTCTAGGGGAAAGCGAGAAGGGATATGA